From Skermanella sp. TT6, a single genomic window includes:
- a CDS encoding DUF350 domain-containing protein gives METDFGTVLSSLGQGLPVLLLHFVVTLLLLALGVACYTAITPFNERHLVRGGNVAAGIVYGGTIIAFAIPLAATLATSLFLLDIVIWGLIALVLQLAAFGIATLLFRDMRPMIEGGNVAAALTLAGIQIGIGLLNAGAMAG, from the coding sequence ATGGAAACCGATTTCGGCACCGTCCTCTCCAGCCTTGGCCAGGGCCTGCCCGTCCTGCTGCTGCATTTCGTGGTGACCCTGCTGCTGCTGGCGCTCGGCGTCGCCTGCTACACCGCGATCACCCCGTTCAACGAGCGGCATCTCGTCCGCGGCGGCAACGTCGCGGCCGGCATCGTCTATGGCGGCACCATCATCGCGTTCGCCATACCGTTGGCCGCCACGCTGGCCACCAGCCTGTTCCTGCTCGACATCGTGATCTGGGGCCTGATCGCCCTGGTTCTCCAACTCGCCGCTTTCGGCATCGCGACCCTGCTGTTCCGCGACATGCGGCCCATGATCGAAGGCGGGAACGTCGCGGCGGCACTGACGCTCGCGGGAATTCAGATCGGAATCGGTCTGTTGAACGCTGGCGCGATGGCAGGCTGA
- a CDS encoding sensor histidine kinase, with protein sequence MSKADRDGEHQFRLLADNAPVMIWRSDLTKACDFFNQPWLEFSGRTMEEEIGFGWAEGVHPEDYDRCVEIYTTSFDRRECFTMPYRLRRYDGEYRWLLDNGRPYNDSDGNFAGYFGSCIDITDMKRALDDKDVLLREVHHRVRNNMQLISSLLEMQAGTAQAPEVRSKLQETAWRVRSIALAQEQLHEAGNFANVDLGDYIRSLVQVVGDMQERIAFEVEVDQIPFSLDRAVPIGLIVNELLTNALKHAFPGDRAGTVRVEARRERDGTVAVTIADDGVGLPAAESPERARSLGFRLVRRLAIQAGAHMSVENAGGTRHRIILPPA encoded by the coding sequence ATGTCGAAGGCGGACAGGGACGGCGAACATCAGTTCCGCCTGCTTGCCGATAACGCCCCGGTCATGATCTGGCGGTCGGACCTGACCAAGGCATGCGATTTCTTCAACCAGCCATGGCTCGAATTCTCCGGCCGGACGATGGAAGAGGAGATCGGATTCGGCTGGGCCGAGGGCGTCCACCCCGAGGATTACGATCGTTGCGTCGAGATCTACACGACCAGTTTCGACAGGCGGGAGTGCTTCACGATGCCGTACCGGCTCCGGCGGTACGACGGCGAGTATCGCTGGCTCCTGGACAACGGGCGCCCATACAACGATTCCGACGGCAATTTCGCCGGCTATTTCGGCTCTTGTATCGACATAACCGACATGAAGCGGGCGCTGGACGACAAGGACGTGCTGCTGCGGGAGGTGCATCACCGGGTCCGCAACAACATGCAGCTCATCTCAAGCCTGCTCGAGATGCAGGCCGGCACCGCACAGGCTCCCGAAGTCAGGAGCAAGCTGCAGGAGACGGCGTGGCGAGTCCGCTCGATCGCGCTGGCGCAGGAACAGCTTCACGAGGCCGGGAACTTCGCGAACGTCGACCTGGGGGACTACATCCGATCCCTGGTCCAGGTCGTCGGAGACATGCAGGAGCGAATCGCCTTCGAGGTCGAAGTCGATCAGATCCCCTTCTCGCTGGACCGGGCGGTCCCGATCGGGTTGATCGTCAACGAACTCCTGACCAACGCGCTGAAGCACGCCTTCCCTGGCGACAGGGCCGGCACCGTCCGGGTAGAGGCGCGCCGGGAACGCGACGGAACCGTCGCCGTCACCATCGCCGATGACGGTGTCGGCCTCCCCGCCGCCGAGTCGCCGGAGCGGGCGCGCAGTCTGGGGTTCCGGCTGGTCAGGCGGCTGGCGATTCAGGCCGGAGCCCACATGTCGGTGGAGAACGCCGGCGGCACCCGCCACCGGATCATCCTGCCCCCGGCATGA
- a CDS encoding response regulator has protein sequence MHIEDMVVELGHDVVDVVDTGPAAVQAAVRLRPDLVLMDIRLARGTDGIAAALEIRGGLGIRSIFMSAQTDPLTRQRADVAQPFGYLVKPFAMDQVADALGGALTEID, from the coding sequence ATGCATATCGAGGACATGGTCGTCGAACTCGGGCATGACGTGGTCGATGTCGTCGATACCGGGCCTGCGGCCGTCCAGGCCGCGGTGAGGCTTCGACCCGATCTCGTGCTGATGGATATCCGGCTTGCCAGAGGCACGGACGGTATCGCCGCCGCCTTGGAGATCAGGGGAGGTCTCGGCATCCGCTCCATCTTCATGAGCGCCCAGACCGACCCGCTTACGCGGCAGCGTGCCGACGTCGCGCAGCCCTTCGGCTATCTGGTGAAACCTTTCGCCATGGATCAAGTGGCGGATGCACTCGGCGGAGCGCTGACCGAGATCGACTGA
- a CDS encoding acyl-CoA dehydrogenase, with the protein MPSLLPSLLIDRRDLDFQLYDVLRVQDLTARDRFAEHSRETFDASIDTALRLAERYFAPHNRKSDLEEPRFDGSRVHVTPEVREALDAFSKAGMMAAGQDFELGGMQLPHTVALAGFGLFKAANMATASYPMLTMAAANLILAHGSEEQKARYVPNMLAGRWIGTMALTEPHAGSSLADIRTTAEPAGDGTWRLTGNKIFISGGDHDLSENIVHMVLGRVRGAPAGIRGISLFLVPKFLVEPDGSLGRRNDVALAGLIHKMGWRGTTSTMLNFGEGEGAVAWLVGEPSQGLSYMFHMMNEARIAVGLGAVMLGYTGYLHALDYARSRPQGRPAGAKDPSTPQRPIIEHADVRRMLLAQKAYVEGGLALCLYAARLVDERRTAADEGARREAGLLLDILTPLVKAWPAQYCLEANDLAIQVHGGYGYTREYPVEQFYRDNRLNPIHEGTNGIQALDLLGRKVTMEGGAAFRLLAREIRAAIDRAASGEAAGHAADLARTWDLIERVTSTLAAGPSDRALANASLYLDLVGHAVVAWMWLRQAVAVREHPDAAFRSGKLQACRYFFHYELPRARAHAEVLLSLDPTLLDMRPDWF; encoded by the coding sequence ATGCCGAGCCTGCTGCCAAGCTTGCTGATCGACCGGCGCGACCTGGATTTCCAGCTCTATGACGTGCTCCGGGTCCAGGACCTGACCGCACGCGACCGTTTCGCCGAGCACAGCCGCGAGACCTTCGATGCGTCCATCGATACGGCGCTTCGGCTGGCCGAACGGTACTTCGCCCCTCACAACCGCAAATCCGATCTGGAGGAGCCCCGCTTCGACGGTTCCAGGGTCCATGTGACTCCGGAAGTCCGGGAGGCGCTGGATGCCTTCTCCAAGGCCGGCATGATGGCCGCCGGCCAGGACTTCGAACTCGGCGGGATGCAGCTTCCCCATACGGTGGCGCTGGCCGGCTTCGGGCTGTTCAAGGCGGCCAACATGGCGACCGCCTCCTATCCCATGCTGACCATGGCGGCCGCCAACCTGATCCTGGCCCACGGGTCGGAGGAGCAGAAAGCCCGGTACGTCCCGAACATGCTGGCCGGGCGCTGGATCGGCACCATGGCGCTGACGGAGCCTCATGCCGGCTCTTCCCTGGCGGACATAAGGACCACGGCGGAGCCCGCCGGCGACGGTACCTGGCGGCTGACCGGCAACAAGATCTTCATCTCCGGCGGCGACCACGACCTGTCGGAGAACATCGTCCACATGGTGCTGGGCCGCGTCCGCGGCGCGCCGGCGGGGATCAGGGGCATTTCCCTGTTCCTGGTGCCCAAGTTCCTGGTCGAGCCCGACGGTTCCCTCGGGCGGCGCAACGATGTGGCGCTGGCCGGCCTGATCCACAAGATGGGCTGGCGCGGCACCACCTCGACGATGCTGAATTTCGGCGAGGGGGAGGGGGCCGTCGCCTGGCTGGTCGGCGAGCCGAGCCAGGGCCTCTCCTACATGTTCCATATGATGAACGAGGCCCGGATCGCGGTCGGGCTCGGCGCCGTCATGCTGGGCTATACCGGATACCTCCACGCGCTCGACTATGCCCGCAGCCGTCCCCAGGGACGCCCGGCGGGAGCGAAGGACCCGTCGACCCCGCAGCGGCCCATCATCGAGCATGCCGATGTCCGCCGCATGCTGCTGGCCCAGAAAGCCTATGTCGAGGGCGGGCTGGCGCTTTGCCTCTACGCCGCCCGGCTGGTCGACGAGCGGCGGACCGCCGCGGACGAGGGCGCCCGGCGCGAGGCGGGACTCCTGCTCGACATCCTGACGCCGCTGGTCAAGGCCTGGCCGGCGCAGTATTGCCTGGAAGCCAACGATCTCGCCATCCAGGTCCATGGCGGCTACGGCTATACCCGCGAATACCCGGTCGAGCAGTTCTACCGCGACAACCGGCTGAACCCGATCCACGAGGGCACCAACGGCATCCAGGCGCTGGACCTGCTCGGCCGCAAGGTGACCATGGAGGGCGGTGCCGCCTTCAGGCTGCTGGCCCGCGAGATCCGCGCCGCCATCGACCGGGCCGCGAGCGGGGAGGCCGCCGGTCACGCCGCAGATCTGGCACGCACCTGGGACCTGATCGAACGGGTCACCTCGACGCTGGCCGCCGGACCATCCGACCGCGCGCTCGCCAATGCCTCGCTGTACCTGGACCTGGTCGGCCACGCCGTCGTCGCCTGGATGTGGCTGAGGCAGGCCGTCGCGGTCCGGGAGCATCCCGATGCGGCATTCAGGTCGGGCAAGCTCCAGGCCTGCCGCTATTTCTTCCATTACGAGTTGCCGCGCGCCCGGGCCCATGCCGAGGTGCTGCTCTCGCTCGATCCGACGCTGCTCGACATGCGCCCGGACTGGTTTTGA
- a CDS encoding 3-hydroxyacyl-CoA dehydrogenase family protein has product MRIGIVGAGMMGAEIALSFALAGNEVRLHDSDATSVERAMARLGEVLDKGAARGFYKAEDKQATLDRLLPTPDLAAYADREFVIEAVFEDVSVKSEVFRRLDAICVPDCLLASNTSTIPISTLAAALSAGRRGRFLGTHFFSPVSRMKLVEVIPGFETAPEVVERVMEICRAAAKEPIRVKDVAGFAVNRVLHAFLIEAVRLAEEEVATPEDIDKACRLGLGHPVGPFELMDLVTNGLTLQVQEILHDAYGPRFLPRPLLKQRVAAGHQGRRTGRGWKAYGR; this is encoded by the coding sequence ATGAGAATCGGAATCGTCGGCGCCGGGATGATGGGCGCGGAGATCGCCCTGAGCTTCGCCCTCGCCGGGAACGAGGTGCGGCTGCACGACAGCGACGCGACTTCGGTCGAGCGCGCGATGGCGCGGCTCGGCGAGGTGCTGGACAAGGGCGCCGCGCGCGGCTTCTACAAGGCGGAGGACAAGCAGGCGACGCTCGACCGCCTGCTGCCGACGCCGGACCTTGCCGCTTATGCCGACCGCGAGTTCGTGATCGAGGCGGTGTTCGAGGACGTCTCGGTCAAATCCGAGGTCTTCCGCCGGCTGGACGCGATCTGCGTGCCCGACTGCCTGCTCGCCAGCAACACCTCGACCATCCCGATCTCCACGCTGGCGGCGGCGCTGTCGGCGGGGCGTCGGGGCCGCTTCCTCGGCACCCATTTCTTCTCGCCGGTCAGCCGCATGAAGCTTGTCGAGGTGATCCCCGGCTTCGAGACGGCGCCGGAGGTGGTGGAGCGGGTTATGGAGATCTGCCGGGCCGCCGCGAAGGAACCGATCAGGGTGAAGGACGTCGCCGGATTCGCGGTCAACCGGGTGCTGCACGCCTTCCTGATCGAGGCGGTCCGCCTCGCCGAGGAGGAGGTCGCGACGCCGGAGGACATCGACAAGGCGTGCCGCCTGGGCCTCGGTCATCCCGTCGGTCCGTTCGAACTGATGGACCTGGTGACCAACGGGCTGACGCTCCAGGTGCAGGAGATCCTGCACGACGCCTACGGCCCGCGCTTCCTGCCGCGCCCCCTCCTGAAGCAGCGGGTGGCGGCCGGCCACCAGGGGCGCCGCACCGGCCGCGGGTGGAAAGCCTACGGCCGCTAG
- a CDS encoding SRPBCC family protein — protein sequence MTAAANWGRYALLAGGGLLAVQGLRRGGWAGAALTAAGAGLLASGVANEAVRERLHLPDLRDMPATQPKPVTIRHSVTIAKPREELYRFWRDFTNLSRIMTEIDRIDVRDPRHSHWVVNGPGGAKVAFDAEVDDDRENERIAWRSVGDAQVHNSGWVAFADAPAGRGTEVRLELTYEPPMGRLGRGIAMLSGQEPQLHAHRALRRLKQLMEAGEITTTEGQPSGRSG from the coding sequence ATGACGGCTGCTGCGAACTGGGGCCGCTACGCCTTGCTGGCCGGCGGAGGACTGCTGGCCGTACAAGGGCTGCGCCGCGGCGGCTGGGCGGGAGCGGCACTGACGGCGGCCGGGGCGGGGCTGCTCGCCAGCGGCGTCGCCAACGAGGCGGTGAGGGAGCGCCTCCATTTGCCGGACCTGCGCGACATGCCGGCCACCCAGCCGAAACCGGTCACCATCCGCCATTCGGTCACGATCGCCAAGCCGCGCGAGGAACTGTACCGGTTCTGGCGCGACTTCACGAACCTGTCGCGGATCATGACGGAAATCGACCGGATCGACGTGCGCGACCCGCGCCACTCACACTGGGTGGTAAACGGGCCGGGCGGAGCCAAGGTCGCCTTCGACGCGGAGGTCGATGACGATCGTGAGAACGAGCGCATCGCCTGGCGCAGCGTCGGCGACGCGCAGGTGCATAACTCTGGCTGGGTGGCGTTCGCCGACGCGCCGGCCGGCCGCGGCACCGAGGTGCGCCTCGAACTCACCTACGAGCCGCCGATGGGCCGGCTGGGCCGGGGTATCGCCATGCTGTCGGGACAGGAGCCCCAGCTCCATGCGCATCGGGCGCTGCGCCGGCTCAAGCAACTTATGGAAGCGGGCGAGATCACCACCACCGAAGGGCAGCCGTCCGGCCGAAGCGGTTGA
- a CDS encoding response regulator, translating into MGGVRLIIAEDQLLVALDMETIVTGAGHEVCGIASNADEALTLVAEHRPDLALLDVELGGTDGLEAARLIMDRWQVPTLLVTGHVTMEIARGVGVVGLVRKPFTERTLLATIDACLSWLADGVVQEPRPPGFIGPDI; encoded by the coding sequence TTGGGTGGAGTTCGTCTCATCATAGCCGAGGATCAGTTGCTGGTCGCGCTCGACATGGAGACGATCGTGACCGGCGCCGGCCATGAAGTCTGCGGCATCGCCTCCAATGCCGACGAGGCGCTGACCCTGGTGGCGGAGCACAGGCCCGACCTGGCGCTGCTCGACGTCGAGCTGGGCGGCACCGACGGGCTGGAGGCGGCCCGCCTGATCATGGACCGGTGGCAGGTGCCGACGCTGCTGGTCACCGGTCACGTCACCATGGAGATCGCGCGGGGGGTGGGGGTCGTCGGGCTGGTGCGCAAGCCCTTCACGGAGCGCACCCTGCTGGCCACCATCGACGCCTGCCTGTCATGGCTTGCCGACGGCGTGGTCCAGGAACCGCGTCCGCCGGGTTTCATCGGGCCGGACATCTAG
- a CDS encoding AI-2E family transporter, with the protein MSLTTSSSRALSPQSPASHGHGAARPVRVQPAAPAFSPGTTLGIIVTVVAALYFGRDILMPVALAVLLSFALAPIVIRLRRWGLGRVPSVILVVVLMFMAIVGFGTLVASQLVDLARNLPNYEQNIRAKIQSVRGATEGGGGGVIDQASEMLRELSRELEQATTPSPEAVARQAAESGQLDVLRPIPVEIHEPRPSPWNEIQTFLGPLVAPIGTAGIVLVFVIFMLLQREDLRDRLIRLVGANDLHRTTEAMDEAGARVSRYLLMQLIINVTYGIPVAIGLYFIGVPNPILWGVLATVLRFIPYVGPVVSAFFPIVLSFAVSPGWTDPLLTIGLFLSLELFSNNVLEPWLYGSSTGLSPLAVIAAAVVWITLWGPVGVLLATPLTVCLVVIGRHVPQLQFLHVMFGNDPVLPVEARFYQRLLARDPAEAAELAEEAAEERPLSVLYDELVLPALHLAEADRQRGAFDTATQAAIAEGIDTVVESLDDYEEPASPDGDEDKPPPVPSRVLCIAGRNELDRAAAVLAAHLLERDGLKAEALPCEAVSLRNLNKLDTADVRLICLSYLNPESVQHARRVVRRLRGRLGTSVPIVVGLWSGQGTLPPPDAESTIAADRLETTLSGTIAHIRKQQIFGSTEG; encoded by the coding sequence ATGTCACTCACGACGTCGAGTTCCCGGGCCCTTTCCCCGCAATCCCCCGCCTCCCACGGCCATGGCGCCGCCCGGCCGGTCCGCGTCCAGCCGGCGGCCCCGGCGTTTTCGCCCGGCACGACGCTCGGCATCATCGTGACCGTCGTCGCGGCGCTCTATTTCGGCAGGGACATCCTGATGCCGGTGGCACTGGCGGTCCTGCTCAGCTTCGCGCTGGCGCCGATCGTGATCCGGCTGCGCCGGTGGGGATTGGGCCGGGTTCCCTCGGTGATCCTGGTGGTCGTGCTGATGTTCATGGCCATAGTGGGATTCGGCACATTGGTCGCGAGCCAGCTGGTCGATCTGGCGCGAAACCTGCCGAACTACGAGCAGAACATCCGGGCCAAGATCCAGAGCGTGCGCGGCGCCACCGAGGGAGGCGGAGGCGGCGTGATCGACCAAGCCTCGGAAATGCTGCGCGAGCTCAGCAGGGAGCTGGAGCAGGCGACCACCCCCAGCCCGGAAGCGGTCGCCCGCCAGGCCGCGGAGAGCGGACAGCTCGACGTGCTGCGCCCGATCCCGGTGGAGATCCACGAACCGCGCCCGTCTCCCTGGAACGAGATCCAGACCTTCCTGGGGCCGCTGGTGGCCCCGATCGGCACGGCCGGCATCGTCCTGGTGTTCGTGATCTTCATGCTGCTTCAACGGGAGGATCTGAGGGACCGGCTGATCCGGCTGGTCGGGGCGAACGACCTGCACCGGACGACGGAGGCGATGGACGAGGCCGGGGCCAGGGTGAGCCGCTATCTGCTGATGCAGCTGATCATCAACGTCACCTACGGCATCCCGGTCGCGATCGGCCTCTATTTCATCGGAGTGCCGAACCCGATCCTGTGGGGCGTGCTGGCGACGGTGCTGCGCTTCATCCCCTATGTCGGCCCGGTCGTGTCCGCCTTCTTCCCAATCGTGCTGTCGTTCGCCGTCTCGCCCGGCTGGACCGACCCGCTGCTGACCATCGGTCTGTTCCTGAGCCTGGAGCTGTTCAGCAACAACGTCCTGGAACCCTGGCTCTACGGCAGCAGCACCGGCCTGTCGCCGCTCGCGGTGATCGCGGCGGCCGTGGTCTGGATCACCCTGTGGGGGCCGGTCGGAGTTCTGCTCGCGACGCCGCTGACGGTCTGCCTCGTCGTCATCGGCCGCCACGTGCCGCAACTGCAGTTCCTCCACGTGATGTTCGGCAACGATCCCGTCCTTCCGGTCGAGGCGAGGTTCTACCAGCGATTGCTCGCCCGGGACCCGGCGGAAGCGGCGGAGCTGGCGGAGGAGGCTGCCGAGGAACGCCCGCTCTCGGTCCTGTACGATGAGCTGGTCCTGCCCGCGCTTCATCTCGCGGAGGCCGACCGCCAGCGCGGCGCCTTTGACACCGCCACCCAGGCAGCGATCGCCGAAGGCATCGACACCGTGGTCGAAAGCCTGGACGATTACGAAGAGCCTGCTTCCCCCGATGGCGACGAAGACAAGCCTCCGCCGGTACCCTCGCGCGTCCTGTGCATCGCCGGCCGCAACGAGCTGGACCGGGCGGCGGCGGTCCTGGCTGCCCATCTGCTGGAACGGGACGGGCTGAAGGCCGAGGCCCTGCCCTGCGAAGCCGTGTCGCTCCGCAACCTCAACAAGCTCGACACCGCGGATGTCCGGCTCATCTGCCTGTCATACCTCAACCCCGAGTCGGTCCAGCATGCCCGGCGGGTGGTGCGCCGCCTGCGCGGCAGGTTGGGCACTTCGGTGCCCATCGTGGTCGGTCTGTGGAGCGGACAGGGCACGCTCCCTCCGCCCGATGCCGAGAGCACCATCGCCGCGGACCGGCTTGAAACCACCCTGTCCGGAACGATCGCCCACATCAGGAAACAGCAAATCTTCGGGAGTACAGAGGGCTGA
- the ggt gene encoding gamma-glutamyltransferase, with the protein MRRRVALSIVAGAVGTIVAALPASALQLNDRMPPEIATGFRQKPLVAAGTEMVVTANPEASRAGLAVLERGGNAIDAAVAAQLVLGLTEPQSSGLGGGAFLVYQDAATGRLITLDARETAPGAATPARFEGLSLADAIESGLSTGVPGTPKLIEEMHRRFGTLPMADLAERAIELARGGFEISPRLADSIKASARIPNDPAAKAYFFNPDGTPKQAGTLLLNEEYARSVEALVRHGNADAFYAGQIRDDIISAVRREPRAGDLAPSDFTSYRVKERAPVCGAYRAYKVCGMGPPSSGGIAVAQILAMLEPFDMAAAGTNSVRSVHLYTQANRLAFADRNRYVADADFVDVPVRGLLDRQYLRTRAGLIGTERDMGPAEPGDPPFKTGRFLDGVHRDVPATSHISIVDRFGNAVSMTTTIESAFGSGRMVRGFMLNNELTDFSFAAGPPEQPVANRVEPGKRPRSSMAPTIVFDEDGKVRYVLGSPGGSSIISYVAQSVVALIDWGLDPQQVAALPHFQNNNGKAPATLLEAGTSVTDLAAELERMGHGVTVTDLTSGLSIIAVEEGRLLGGADIRRENLAVGR; encoded by the coding sequence ATGCGCAGGCGAGTCGCTCTATCCATCGTCGCCGGCGCGGTCGGCACCATCGTCGCGGCATTGCCGGCGTCGGCCTTGCAGTTGAACGACCGCATGCCGCCGGAGATCGCCACCGGCTTCCGGCAGAAACCCCTGGTCGCCGCCGGGACCGAGATGGTCGTGACGGCCAATCCGGAGGCGTCGCGCGCCGGCCTCGCGGTACTTGAGCGGGGCGGCAACGCGATCGACGCCGCGGTCGCGGCCCAACTCGTCCTCGGGCTCACGGAGCCGCAATCCTCCGGGCTCGGCGGAGGCGCCTTCCTGGTCTACCAGGACGCGGCGACCGGCCGGCTGATCACGCTGGACGCGCGGGAAACCGCGCCGGGTGCCGCGACGCCGGCCCGGTTCGAGGGGCTGTCCCTGGCCGATGCGATCGAGAGCGGCCTTTCGACGGGCGTCCCGGGAACGCCGAAGCTGATCGAGGAGATGCACCGCCGGTTCGGCACGCTGCCGATGGCCGACTTGGCGGAGCGCGCGATCGAGCTTGCGCGCGGCGGATTCGAAATATCGCCGCGACTGGCCGACTCGATCAAGGCCTCGGCCCGCATTCCCAACGATCCCGCCGCCAAGGCTTACTTCTTCAATCCGGACGGCACGCCGAAGCAGGCCGGAACCTTGCTGCTCAACGAGGAATATGCCCGGTCGGTCGAGGCCCTGGTGCGGCATGGCAATGCCGATGCCTTCTATGCCGGCCAGATCCGGGACGACATCATCTCGGCGGTCCGTCGTGAGCCCCGCGCCGGGGATTTGGCACCCAGCGATTTCACCTCCTATCGGGTCAAGGAGCGTGCTCCCGTCTGTGGCGCATACCGTGCGTACAAGGTCTGCGGCATGGGGCCACCCTCGTCGGGCGGGATCGCGGTGGCCCAGATCCTGGCGATGCTGGAGCCTTTCGACATGGCGGCCGCCGGGACCAACAGCGTGCGGTCGGTGCATCTCTATACCCAGGCGAACCGGCTGGCCTTCGCCGACCGCAACAGGTACGTGGCCGACGCCGATTTCGTGGATGTGCCGGTGCGCGGGCTGCTGGACCGGCAGTATCTCCGGACGCGGGCCGGGCTGATCGGCACGGAACGCGACATGGGACCGGCGGAACCCGGCGATCCGCCGTTCAAAACGGGCCGGTTCCTCGACGGCGTCCACCGCGACGTCCCGGCGACAAGCCATATCTCGATCGTCGACCGGTTCGGCAACGCCGTGTCGATGACGACCACCATCGAGAGCGCCTTCGGCTCCGGCCGCATGGTGCGCGGCTTCATGCTCAACAACGAGCTGACGGATTTTTCCTTCGCCGCCGGCCCGCCCGAGCAGCCCGTCGCCAACCGGGTGGAGCCGGGCAAGCGCCCGCGCAGTTCCATGGCGCCGACGATCGTGTTCGACGAGGACGGCAAGGTGAGATACGTGCTCGGCTCGCCGGGAGGATCCTCGATCATCTCCTACGTCGCGCAGAGCGTCGTGGCGCTGATCGACTGGGGACTGGACCCGCAGCAGGTGGCGGCGCTGCCGCATTTCCAGAACAACAACGGGAAGGCGCCCGCGACCCTGCTGGAAGCCGGCACCTCGGTGACCGACCTCGCCGCGGAGTTGGAGCGGATGGGGCACGGCGTCACGGTCACCGACCTGACCAGCGGGCTCAGCATCATCGCGGTGGAAGAGGGCAGGCTGCTGGGAGGCGCCGACATCCGGCGGGAGAACCTGGCGGTCGGCCGATGA
- a CDS encoding Lrp/AsnC ligand binding domain-containing protein → MQTIFIMVKCDLGQAYEVADRAVQDVEQVSEVHSTSGQYDLLMKCYLDDETDIGRFVTEQVQTLPGVKDTFTLITFKAFS, encoded by the coding sequence ATGCAGACCATCTTCATCATGGTCAAATGCGACCTCGGGCAGGCCTACGAGGTCGCGGACCGCGCGGTGCAGGACGTGGAGCAGGTGTCGGAGGTCCACTCGACCTCCGGCCAGTACGACCTGCTGATGAAGTGCTACCTGGACGACGAAACCGACATCGGCCGCTTCGTCACCGAGCAGGTGCAGACCCTGCCGGGTGTGAAGGACACCTTCACCTTGATCACCTTCAAGGCTTTTTCCTGA